The window GTTCTCGCAGTCGTCCAGCGCCGACAGCAGCCCCGTCACCGTCCCCTCGCGCAGCGACGTATTACCCTTAATAGACGGATGGCAGGCCAAATCCCCGAGCAGGTCGTCCACTACGGACTCGACCGTTCCTTCTGGGTCGCCGTCGACGAACTCCGCCAGCAGGTCGCGGGCGAGTTCGGGCGCGTCGTCCCCGATACGCTCGGCGACCAGTGCCGGCACCGTCGTCACCGCGGCGGTCCGGTCGCCGGTCCGCTGGACGCGGAAGCCGAGGCGGGCCAGCGCCTCCTGATAATCGTCCAGCAGCGCGGCCTCGCGGGCAGTCAAATCCAGTTCAATCGGGTCGGCGAGCGCCTGCGTGGTCACCTCGCCCGCGAAGCGTTCCTGAAGTCGCTCGTAGTTGACCCGTTCGTCGGCGGCGTGCTGGTCGACCAACACGAGGCCGTCGTCGGTTTCCGCGACGATGTAGGTGCCGTCGAACTGCCCGAGGACGCGTAGTTCCGGCAGGCGGTCCATCGCCTTGGGCGTGCCCGTCGTTTCGGTGCCGCCGAAGGTGCGCTGGTCCGGCGTCTCGCGGAAGCGGTCGTTGTCCTCGTCTCTGGCGGCGGAATCGGGCGACTGCGCGGGGGCCTCCTCGATAGCATCGTCCTCCTCCCACGCAGCGGATGGCTCGCTTCGCGAAGCCGTCGACGAAGCGTCCGCTCGATTCGTTCCACGCGAAGCGTCGGTGGGGTTCGAACCCGCCCCCGTTTCGGGTCGAGCACGGTGACCCGAGTCGGTGCGTTCCGGGTTGTCCGCATCACCGCCTTCGCCCGTATCCGGCGAGATTTCGGTCTGTTCGGGGGCCGACCGTCCGCGCGGCGCACGCGAGCGGAGCAGACCCTCCTCCAGCAGTGCGGCCTCCACCGCGTCGCTGACCGTCTCGCGGACGCCCTCGTCGTCGGCGAAGAGCACCTCCAGTTTTCGGGGGTGGACGTTCACGTCGACGCCGCCGGCCGGGACGTCGATGTCGATGACGGCGAAGGGGTAGCGGTCCGGCGCGAGTTGGGTTCCGTAGGCGTCGACGATGGCCTCTCGGACGACGTTCGCGGTCACGTAGCGGCCGTTGACGAGCGTCGTCATGTATTCGCGACTCGCGCGGTTCGTTTCGGGGTGGCTGACGAGGCCCTCGACGCCCGCCAGCGGGCCGGCGTCGGTGTCGGCGTCGCCCTCCTCGCGGGCGTCGCCGACGGGAATCATCGACGCCGCGACTTCGCGGCCGTAGACCGAGAGGACGGCGCTGCGGCGGTCGCCGTCGCCGGGCGTCGAGAAGGTCTCGCGGCCGTCGTGTTCCAGCGTCACCGCGACGCCGGGGTTGGCCAGCGCGTAACCGGCGACGACCTGTTGGATGTGGTCGAACTCCGTGGCGGCGGTCTTGAGGTATTTCCGCCGCGCGGGGACGTTCCCGAAGAGGTCGGTCACTTCGACGGTCGTGCCCTCGGGACAGCCGACAGGGCCGCACTCGACCACGTCGCCGCCCTCGACGACGAGTTCGGTGCCGCGGGAGCCACCGCGTGGCTTCGTCCGAATCGCCAGCCGGGCGACCGACCCGATGGCGTGGAGGGCCTCCCCGCGGAAGCCGAGGGTGCCGATGGCGTCGAGGTCGCCGATATCCCGGAGTTTGCTGGTCGTATGCTCCCGGACGGCCTTGCGGGCCTCGCTTTCGGCCATGCCGAAGCCGTCGTCGGAAACGACGATGCGGTCGGTGCCGCCGGCCTCGACGCGGACGTCCACGCGGGAGGCGTCGGCGTCTAAGGCGTTCTCGACCAGTTCCTTGACGACCGATGCCGGTCGCTCGACGACCTCGCCGGCGGCGATTCGGTCCCGCGTCGTCTCGTCGAGTTGTCTGATTTCCGGAGCCATGAGGGGCCGCGTACGTACGCCGTTGGCCGCTCACCGTACCTAACTCTTTCTCAGCGCATCGGGCACAATCGTTATACTCGGGTGCGACGACCACATGCTATGAACGAGGACGGCGGCCCGGAGCCGCGGGACCGGGACTGGTACCGCGCGCTGCTCGACGCTGCCGCCGAAGTCGTCGTGGTCCTCGACGACGGCACCATCGAATACGCCAACGCCGCCGCGAGGGACGTCCTCGGCTACGACCCCGAATCCCTCGTCGGTATGCCGATAACGGA of the Natronomonas halophila genome contains:
- the mutL gene encoding DNA mismatch repair endonuclease MutL, producing MAPEIRQLDETTRDRIAAGEVVERPASVVKELVENALDADASRVDVRVEAGGTDRIVVSDDGFGMAESEARKAVREHTTSKLRDIGDLDAIGTLGFRGEALHAIGSVARLAIRTKPRGGSRGTELVVEGGDVVECGPVGCPEGTTVEVTDLFGNVPARRKYLKTAATEFDHIQQVVAGYALANPGVAVTLEHDGRETFSTPGDGDRRSAVLSVYGREVAASMIPVGDAREEGDADTDAGPLAGVEGLVSHPETNRASREYMTTLVNGRYVTANVVREAIVDAYGTQLAPDRYPFAVIDIDVPAGGVDVNVHPRKLEVLFADDEGVRETVSDAVEAALLEEGLLRSRAPRGRSAPEQTEISPDTGEGGDADNPERTDSGHRARPETGAGSNPTDASRGTNRADASSTASRSEPSAAWEEDDAIEEAPAQSPDSAARDEDNDRFRETPDQRTFGGTETTGTPKAMDRLPELRVLGQFDGTYIVAETDDGLVLVDQHAADERVNYERLQERFAGEVTTQALADPIELDLTAREAALLDDYQEALARLGFRVQRTGDRTAAVTTVPALVAERIGDDAPELARDLLAEFVDGDPEGTVESVVDDLLGDLACHPSIKGNTSLREGTVTGLLSALDDCENPYACPHGRPTIIELSREEIQDRFERDYPGHGG